Proteins encoded within one genomic window of Brachybacterium sp. P6-10-X1:
- a CDS encoding GntP family permease → MDTMVIVHLVIAVVGVILLIAWAKINPVISLIIGSLYLGVAGGLGFTATVTAVNTGFGDLMTEVGLIIGFGVMIGTALSATGTMQRVVDAMLKVVGPSKSPYVLGLASGIVFPSIYFDVALVILAPIAGTIAKRTGRSIAQLAGALAIGLEVGLLVVVPGVAAVAVAGPLGIPLGTLLVWGVPLGIVFIIASIFLHSLLMGRIFDPATDRDPEFDDSIFGESPEEEQQRLAAERSTDLSAAGSPTDGGASRTAGGSSADGAEAPVPGPGGVALRQATSAHRYPLVVAMLPVIVPVVLIVADTLSRALGGEPAVLGFLGSPVVALLIGLLIGIVLAIPEVTRDGIDDLVTKGAANAGTILLFTGVAGSLGAVIAQVGVGDMLANLFQANATIPVLLAWVVAAVLRLAQGSASVAAITAATLLAPIMGSIEATPLLILLAAGSGAAFGGHVTDNTFWIFKQMLGFTTKGTFKIYTLAQGTFAVVGLAVCLVLDLFL, encoded by the coding sequence ATGGACACAATGGTGATCGTCCATCTGGTCATCGCCGTCGTCGGCGTCATCCTGCTCATCGCCTGGGCGAAGATCAACCCCGTCATCTCGCTGATCATCGGCTCGCTGTACCTCGGCGTCGCCGGCGGCCTCGGCTTCACCGCCACCGTCACCGCGGTCAACACCGGCTTCGGGGATCTGATGACGGAGGTCGGTCTGATCATCGGCTTCGGCGTCATGATCGGCACGGCCCTGTCCGCGACCGGCACGATGCAGCGGGTCGTGGACGCGATGCTGAAGGTCGTCGGACCCTCCAAGTCGCCCTACGTGCTGGGCCTGGCCTCCGGCATCGTCTTCCCCTCGATCTACTTCGACGTGGCCCTGGTGATCCTGGCCCCCATCGCGGGCACCATCGCCAAGCGCACGGGGCGCAGCATCGCCCAGCTCGCCGGCGCGCTCGCGATCGGCCTCGAGGTCGGCCTGCTGGTCGTCGTCCCGGGTGTCGCGGCCGTCGCCGTCGCCGGTCCGCTCGGCATCCCGCTGGGCACGCTCCTGGTCTGGGGCGTCCCGCTGGGCATCGTCTTCATCATCGCCAGCATCTTCCTGCACTCCCTGCTCATGGGGCGGATCTTCGATCCCGCCACCGATCGCGATCCCGAGTTCGACGATTCGATCTTCGGCGAGTCCCCGGAGGAGGAGCAGCAGCGCCTCGCCGCCGAGCGCAGCACCGACCTCTCGGCGGCCGGCAGCCCGACGGACGGCGGCGCTTCGAGGACCGCAGGCGGCTCCTCGGCCGACGGGGCCGAAGCCCCTGTGCCGGGCCCCGGCGGCGTCGCCCTCCGGCAGGCCACCTCCGCACACCGCTACCCGCTGGTCGTCGCGATGCTCCCGGTGATCGTGCCCGTCGTGCTGATCGTCGCCGACACCCTCTCCCGGGCGCTGGGCGGTGAGCCGGCCGTGCTCGGCTTCCTCGGCAGCCCCGTCGTGGCACTGCTGATCGGCCTGCTCATCGGCATCGTCCTCGCCATCCCCGAGGTCACCCGTGACGGCATCGACGACCTCGTGACCAAGGGCGCCGCGAACGCCGGAACGATCCTGCTGTTCACCGGTGTGGCCGGGTCGCTCGGCGCCGTCATCGCCCAGGTCGGCGTGGGCGACATGCTCGCGAACCTCTTCCAGGCCAATGCGACCATCCCCGTCCTCCTGGCCTGGGTGGTCGCCGCGGTGCTGCGTCTGGCCCAGGGCTCCGCCTCGGTCGCCGCGATCACCGCCGCCACCCTGCTCGCCCCGATCATGGGCTCGATCGAGGCCACCCCGCTGCTGATCCTGCTGGCCGCGGGCAGCGGCGCCGCCTTCGGCGGTCACGTCACGGACAACACCTTCTGGATCTTCAAGCAGATGCTCGGGTTCACGACGAAGGGCACCTTCAAGATCTACACCCTCGCGCAGGGCACGTTCGCGGTGGTCGGCCTCGCGGTCTGCCTCGTGCTGGACCTCTTCCTGTGA
- a CDS encoding sugar phosphate isomerase/epimerase, whose translation MTAPRAGAGPTGPAARLGISTISFRHRPLPEALRLIAATTAREIDLGAIPAVTDHVPVPFEGDPDDYVDLLDELGLTCGAVNADPGDLNDPELTEGELVETVDPLARLAAALGGALIVPAGRADHAPILDSEQDLARIIENLQIVSRTCAARGVRLLVEVLHHRRYLHTVPAADELLARSDPADFGVLFDVSHVVASAEDPIAWARRLGARIERVHLRDAVPGNLNLSLGAGDVDLAGVVTALESQDFAGTYVLELETHDVAEEDREADVARSLALVDRLLAAAASV comes from the coding sequence ATGACGGCCCCTCGCGCCGGGGCAGGGCCGACAGGACCCGCGGCCCGACTCGGCATCTCGACGATCTCCTTCCGGCACCGTCCTCTGCCCGAAGCGCTGCGCCTCATCGCGGCGACGACGGCCCGGGAGATCGATCTCGGGGCGATCCCGGCGGTCACGGACCACGTCCCGGTCCCCTTCGAGGGGGACCCCGACGACTACGTCGACCTGCTCGACGAACTCGGACTGACCTGCGGCGCCGTCAACGCGGACCCGGGCGATCTCAACGACCCCGAGCTCACCGAGGGCGAACTCGTGGAGACCGTCGACCCGCTCGCGCGTCTGGCCGCCGCACTCGGCGGTGCTCTCATCGTCCCGGCAGGACGGGCCGACCATGCCCCGATCCTCGACTCCGAGCAGGACCTCGCCCGGATCATCGAGAATCTGCAGATCGTCTCGCGAACATGCGCCGCTCGCGGGGTCAGGCTCCTGGTGGAGGTGCTGCACCACCGCCGTTACCTGCACACCGTCCCGGCCGCGGACGAGCTCCTCGCGCGCAGCGATCCCGCGGACTTCGGCGTCCTGTTCGACGTCTCCCACGTCGTCGCCTCCGCCGAGGACCCGATCGCCTGGGCGCGGCGTCTCGGCGCTCGGATCGAACGCGTGCACCTGCGCGACGCCGTCCCCGGGAACCTGAACCTCTCCCTCGGCGCCGGAGACGTCGACCTCGCCGGGGTGGTCACCGCCCTCGAGTCGCAGGACTTCGCAGGCACCTACGTCCTCGAGCTCGAGACGCACGACGTCGCCGAGGAGGACCGCGAGGCCGACGTCGCGCGCAGCCTCGCGCTCGTCGACCGGCTCCTGGCTGCCGCGGCCTCGGTCTGA